The following coding sequences lie in one Bacteroidales bacterium genomic window:
- a CDS encoding nucleotidyltransferase family protein produces the protein MNLTTEDKLVLYASKLHISENEIRQVEEAIPLVKDWNYFTENAIQNGSGPLLFKNLPLVSNSNLIPKEYFEKFGKAYYRSLSRNMVLYEHLKNIVNIFSKEGIEVIALKGILMAESIYGDIALRQMSDIDLLLKEHEAEKAWNILKAHGYQYQEFHKTEFITNLNDHKHMPQLIMNGIQVELHYRTHIRYRGFDIKMEDYWAKSQPVVLNGVSLRKLCPEHQIQHSFIHLDEHFSDGKPQIYGFIDIAGVIEKYSSEIDWNYFDESSRDYKCDNIVYKYLFLLNKYFNIDLPQFIINKAKTIIDSKTERLFIHYLQHYRKDLPLELSSRNYEILSHINGFRNKIKYLIDDLFPSKKFMLARYKIKNKNLLFWFYIKRIWVGIKSIYLIILSKIVTSIKSGKS, from the coding sequence TTGAATCTTACCACTGAAGATAAATTGGTACTTTACGCTTCAAAACTGCATATTTCGGAAAATGAAATTCGTCAGGTTGAAGAAGCAATTCCTTTAGTAAAAGACTGGAATTATTTTACTGAAAATGCCATACAGAATGGCTCAGGCCCATTACTTTTTAAAAATTTACCGCTTGTTTCAAATTCCAATTTAATACCAAAAGAATATTTTGAAAAATTCGGGAAAGCCTATTACAGGTCGTTAAGCCGGAATATGGTTTTGTATGAGCATTTGAAAAATATTGTAAATATATTTTCAAAAGAGGGAATTGAAGTTATTGCATTAAAAGGAATACTGATGGCTGAATCAATATATGGAGATATCGCTTTGCGCCAGATGTCGGATATTGATTTGTTATTAAAAGAGCATGAAGCAGAAAAAGCATGGAATATTTTAAAAGCTCATGGTTATCAATACCAGGAATTCCATAAGACAGAATTTATAACAAATTTGAATGACCATAAACACATGCCTCAGCTTATTATGAATGGCATTCAAGTGGAGCTGCATTACAGAACTCATATACGTTATAGAGGATTTGATATAAAAATGGAAGATTATTGGGCAAAATCTCAGCCTGTGGTTTTAAATGGAGTTTCACTACGCAAGCTTTGTCCTGAGCACCAGATACAACATTCCTTTATACACCTTGATGAACATTTTAGTGATGGAAAGCCTCAGATATATGGATTTATTGATATTGCCGGCGTGATTGAAAAATATTCATCTGAAATCGACTGGAACTATTTTGATGAATCTTCACGCGATTATAAGTGCGATAATATTGTGTACAAATATTTATTCTTACTCAATAAATATTTTAATATTGATTTGCCGCAGTTTATCATAAATAAAGCTAAAACAATTATTGATTCAAAAACGGAAAGATTATTTATTCATTACTTGCAGCATTACAGGAAAGATTTACCACTGGAATTATCAAGCCGCAACTATGAAATACTGAGTCATATTAATGGTTTTAGAAATAAAATTAAATACCTGATAGACGACCTTTTTCCTTCAAAAAAATTTATGCTTGCCCGTTATAAAATTAAGAATAAAAATCTTTTATTCTGGTTTTATATAAAGCGAATATGGGTTGGAATAAAATCGATTTATTTAATTATACTCAGTAAAATTGTTACTTCAATAAAATCAGGAAAGAGCTAA
- the rplT gene encoding 50S ribosomal protein L20 has protein sequence MPRSVNAVASRARRKKILNKTKGNFGSGKNVWTVAKNIYEKGQQYAYRDRRNKKRNFRGLWIVRINAGVREYGMSYSEFIGKLNEKNIKINRKVLADLAMNQPEAFKAIVDAVK, from the coding sequence ATGCCAAGATCAGTAAATGCAGTAGCATCAAGGGCCAGAAGGAAAAAGATCCTGAATAAAACAAAAGGAAATTTTGGCTCAGGAAAAAATGTTTGGACAGTAGCAAAAAACATTTATGAAAAAGGTCAGCAGTATGCATACCGCGACCGTCGTAACAAAAAACGTAATTTCAGAGGACTATGGATTGTTCGTATCAATGCAGGAGTGCGTGAATACGGAATGTCCTATTCTGAATTTATCGGAAAATTGAATGAGAAAAATATTAAAATCAACAGGAAAGTTCTTGCTGATTTAGCAATGAACCAGCCTGAAGCATTCAAAGCTATTGTTGATGCAGTGAAATAA
- the rpmI gene encoding 50S ribosomal protein L35: protein MPKMKTKSAAKKRFDFTGTGKIKRKHAYKSHILTKKETKRKRSLTHVTLVSSADERNVRRTLCV from the coding sequence ATGCCTAAAATGAAAACAAAATCTGCCGCCAAGAAAAGATTCGACTTTACTGGTACAGGTAAGATTAAAAGAAAACATGCGTACAAGAGTCACATTTTAACAAAGAAGGAAACGAAAAGAAAACGTAGCCTCACGCATGTTACACTCGTCAGCAGCGCTGATGAACGCAATGTAAGAAGGACTCTTTGTGTTTAA
- the infC gene encoding translation initiation factor IF-3, producing the protein MATTESFRPNVRRFGPRQKEDAHFINEKIKAPVVRVVGENIQTGIYPINEALKMAYDKELDLVEISPSANPPVCKIVDYRKFLYDQKKKQKEMKANSVKIVIKEIRLSPNTDEHDFNFKLKHAIKFLDEGAKVKVDVFFKGRSIIYKEQGEIILLKFADAIMEYGKVEQLPRLEGKRMFMIISSKKK; encoded by the coding sequence ATAGCAACAACAGAAAGTTTCAGGCCAAATGTTCGCCGTTTTGGGCCACGACAAAAAGAAGATGCCCATTTTATCAATGAAAAAATTAAAGCTCCCGTAGTTCGCGTAGTAGGCGAAAATATCCAAACAGGTATTTATCCTATAAATGAAGCTTTAAAAATGGCTTACGACAAGGAGCTTGACCTGGTTGAAATTTCACCATCGGCAAATCCGCCTGTTTGCAAGATTGTCGATTACAGGAAATTTTTGTACGACCAGAAAAAGAAACAGAAGGAAATGAAAGCAAATTCAGTAAAAATTGTCATTAAGGAAATCAGGCTTAGCCCGAATACCGATGAACATGATTTTAATTTTAAACTGAAACATGCAATCAAATTCCTTGATGAAGGCGCTAAAGTGAAAGTGGATGTATTCTTTAAAGGAAGGTCAATAATTTATAAAGAGCAGGGAGAAATCATCCTTTTAAAATTTGCTGATGCTATAATGGAATACGGCAAAGTAGAACAATTGCCGCGACTGGAAGGAAAAAGAATGTTCATGATTATATCTTCAAAGAAAAAATAA